A single Anopheles maculipalpis chromosome 3RL, idAnoMacuDA_375_x, whole genome shotgun sequence DNA region contains:
- the LOC126560753 gene encoding protein artichoke-like — MGLHGAWLLQRTTVLIAAVFACSFQLSDSATARPTTLNCIYSATKCTFAGASVRIINDSPLPAYQLAISGYDGVSDLTVSFANSVVEYVPGLVFAPLPNTTVIRLTGTQTRVINEDAFQGLKRVSAIMIADNPLEFLPKNIFRELYTLRTLKLIDIGLTTIAPEWFRDLGQLNFLTVTKNRVRTLDAAVFQRCPKIWNLDLSGNAIESLPETVFDPLTDVESIKLDNNRLEEVHENLFANTGDLRRLTLSNNSLTFVSPILLRNLSNLEELHLRWNRIEDFQLLFFPSIKPFALDLRNNGLVSFDRTMLTVLENLDAIWLNDNRITTIAPDTFHDAVNTTLIELDDNYLEVLPVELLAGLTHLRVFAASNNKIKAVPEELFLENLEVKQIRLAGNLIETLPAKFFAELPILEELYLNRNNLVALLEDAFVDCPVLRVIQLGHNQLASISPRTFAQQQQSIRLLDIKSNHLTSIEFVKGLKYLTRLDLEANGISELQGNSFEGASNITQLLLSYNNLNRLTSEYFQGLSKLRVLNVSNNAINRIEADTFKKMSALDELHLNGNEIDSLPSEVFTALSALKKLSVGNNKLEDISATLLQSLPMLQEFDLSNNPIVNVNEQFLHYTLNMQRLSLNGIRLQRLGKNFLLKPLALQFLSLERCSIAEIDTESFSSFGSIYPAVLLLRGNELSVLPRGLFLNSRMLAVLDLSLNRLIELSPDAFASDNALHELYLEGNMIHRLWPRNFYKFRNLKVLNLRNNSIEWIPDGTFEGLDSLKVLDFGNNKLTRLPPTVFANLISLEFISADGLGLQTLDRDLFTNQPNLKAIFLQNNRLDELELGMFRKNALLKQLSIANNSFISFPLHEYKQLNESLRSLDVSDNAIETLIVTPALEELKASRNQISHIFSVAEVDPALVNIDLSSNRLSTVEDLSGFKHLEVLDVSHNPLDAFDFTHLAAFYNLTYFNASSLDVSTLSLTTDGMLLPSLTSLDLSNNGIQAVSEEFLNSFPRLTQLYLQNNPLHGYTYKFFFDIFPSLTLLGLDLFKAYENPKHLPSVRMPPARSILNLYSSKKELTGGGFMLGESMAA, encoded by the exons ATGGGACTACACGGTGCGTGGCT ACTGCAGCGGACCACCGTGCTGATCGCTGCTGTATTTGCCTGCAGCTTTCAACTATCGGATAGTGCCACCGCACGGCCCACCACGTTGAATTGCATCTACAGTGCAACAAAGTGCACATTCGCCGGTGCTTCGGTACGCATAATCAACGACAGCCCGCTACCGGCGTACCAGTTGGCGATTAGTGGGTACGATGGCGTATCCGATCTCACCGTTTCCTTCGCGAACAGTGTGGTGGAGTATGTTCCAGGGTTGGTTTTTGCCCCGTTACCGAACACCACAGTGATCCGATTAACCGGAACGCAAACGCGCGTCATAAACGAGGATGCTTTTCAAGGCTTGAAACGTGTTAGTGCGATTATGATTGCCGATAATCCGTTGGAATTTCTGCCCAAAAATATCTTTCGCGAGCTGTACACACTGCGCACATTAAAGCTTATTGATATTGGCCTGACCACCATCGCTCCCGAGTGGTTCCGTGATCTGGGACAGCTGAATTTCCTTACCGTGACGAAGAATCGTGTTCGCACATTGGATGCGGCCGTTTTCCAGCGCTGTCCCAAAATTTGGAACCTCGATCTCTCCGGGAATGCAATCGAAAGTTTACCGGAAACGGTGTTCGATCCGCTGACCGACGTAGAGTCCATCAAGCTGGATAATAATCGTTTGGAAGAGGTACACGAGAACTTGTTTGCCAACACAGGCGACCTGCGGCGGTTGACACTCAGCAACAACTCGCTCACGTTTGTGTCGCCTATTTTGCTGCGAAACTTAAGTAATCTTGAAGAGCTACACCTGCGCTGGAATCGGATCGAAGATTTTCAGCTACTATTTTTCCCCTCGATTAAACCGTTTGCGTTAGATCTGCGAAATAATGGGCTCGTTTCGTTTGATCGAACCATGCTCACCGTGCTGGAAAATCTTGATGCCATCTGGCTGAATGATAATCGCATTACCACCATTGCGCCCGATACGTTTCATGATGCGGTCAACACCACACTGATTGAGCTGGACGATAACTATCTGGAGGTGCTGCCGGTGGAGCTGCTGGCGGGCCTCACTCATTTGCGGGTATTTGCGGCaagcaacaataaaataaaagccgTCCCAGAGGAGCTATTTCTCGAGAATCTCGAGGTAAAGCAGATACGTCTCGCGGGCAATCTTATCGAAACGTTGCCGGCAAAGTTTTTCGCCGAACTGCCGATCCTGGAGGAGCTGTATCTCAACCGGAACAATCTCGTGGCGTTGCTGGAGGACGCCTTCGTGGATTGTCCCGTGCTGCGCGTAATACAACTGGGACATAATCAACTGGCCTCGATTTCACCGCGTACTTttgcacagcaacagcaaagcaTTCGATTGCTCGATATTAAGTCCAACCACTTGACCAGCATAGAATTCGTAAAAGGATTAAAGTATCTCACTAGACTCGATTTGGAGGCAAACGGGATAAGCGAGCTGCAGGGAAACTCCTTTGAAGGAGCATCCAACATAACTCAACTGCTTCTGTCGTACAACAATCTGAACCGTCTGACAAGTGAATATTTCCAGGGCCTAAGCAAACTTAGGGTGTTGAATGTATCAAATAATGCTATCAATCGTATTGAAGCTGATACCTTCAAAAAAATGTCAGCGCTCGATGAGTTGCACCTCAACGGAAATGAAATCGATAGCTTGCCATCTGAAGTCTTCACAGCACTGAGCGCCCTCAAGAAACTTTCCGTGGGAAACAATAAGCTTGAAGATATTTCAGCTACGTTATTACAGAGCCTACCCATGCTTCAAGAATTTGATCTGTCCAATAACCCGATCGTGAACGTTAATGAACAATTTCTTCACTATACGCTCAACATGCAGCGTCTGTCTCTTAACGGAATCCGCCTTCAGCGCCTTGGTAAGAACTTTCTGCTCAAACCGTTAGCCCTGCAGTTCCTTAGTCTAGAAAGATGCTCAATTGCGGAAATCGACACGGAATCATTTTCGTCGTTTGGTTCGATATATCCAGCGGTGTTGCTGTTACGCGGAAACGAGTTAAGTGTGCTGCCGAGAGGGTTGTTTCTCAATTCTCGGATGCTGGCAGTGCTGGATTTATCGTTAAATCGACTCATCGAACTGAGCCCGGATGCCTTCGCATCCGATAACGCGTTGCACGAGCTCTACTTGGAAGGTAACATGATTCATCGGCTGTGGCCAAGGAACTTTTACAAATTCCGTAACCTGAAGGTACTGAATTTAAGAAACAACTCCATTGAATGGATCCCGGATGGTACCTTTGAAGGGTTAGATAGTTTGAAGGTACTAGATTTTGGCAATAACAAGCTGACCCGATTACCGCCGACGGTGTTTGCTAACCTGATAAGCTTAGAGTTTATTAGCGCCGATGGATTGGGCTTGCAGACGCTGGACAGGGATTTGTTTACTAATCAACCAAACCTTAAGGCGATTTTCCTGCAGAACAATCGGCTTGATGAGCTGGAGCTGGGCATGTTCCGTAAAAATGCCTTACTCAAGCAACTTAGCATTGCAAACAATTCATTCATCAGCTTTCCATTGCACGAATATAAGCAGCTAAATGAATCGCTTCGTTCATTGGACGTGTCAGACAACGCGATCGAAACGTTGATTGTGACGCCGGCTTTAGAGGAGTTGAAGGCGTCACGAAATCAAATTTCACACATCTTTTCAGTTGCCGAAGTCGACCCGGCTCTGGTTAATATCGATCTGTCATCCAACCGGCTTTCTACTGTCGAGGATTTGAGCGGTTTTAAACATCTGGAAGTGTTGGACGTCTCTCATAATCCGCTTGATGCGTTTGATTTTACACATTTAGCTGCGTTCTACAATCTTACCTATTTCAACGCTTCCTCTTTAGACGTGTCCACGCTATCTCTGACCACTGACGGTATGCTGCTTCCGTCCCTTACCAGTCTGGACTTGTCCAACAACGGCATACAAGCTGTGTCTGAGGAGTTTCTGAATAGTTTCCCAAGACTTACGCAGCTCTATCTACAAAATAATCCTCTGCATGGATACACCTACAAGTTCTTTTTCGACATTTTCCCCTCACTGACATTGCTTGGTTTGGATCT ATTT AAAGCTTACGAAAATCCGAAACATCTTCCCTCCGTTCGCATGCCACCAGCACGTTCCATTCTCAACCTG TACAGTTCAAAAAAGGAGCTCACTGGAGGAGGTTTTATGTTAGGGGAGAGCATGGCagcatga
- the LOC126561532 gene encoding serine/threonine-protein kinase PRP4 homolog isoform X1, protein MTSREVISIASDDSDTEEEQSPQSKLTEYKQSSSSSSRKHKKHKRHKKSSKSEKGDKQHKPKKHKKHKRKHRGEDEDESSSEGGEPAKNGGSVESFRKIEHVSRAKQSVEDDSVGDDRARGYDLAARSKNNGSTKAVVDKRKGHISTDPDKLVQMLTQNLEKRKEDVVSVESESDGTAVEDAPSPDVAVIEDDELNLEELMRQKALLQACLGEYATDEEDEEKQSRADPNRERPVKKKRVEGNDAVITIDGDSTPDLNDQTRKRTSNVVNRSSKGGREDQLSAGHRGNNAELDSKRTKDHQQQPAEARARQLERERERDRERDIRTREERRNREEDNYKRRMAEERYEREKARERDRERDRDRARMRQRERDRSLERRRDRRGFSPRERSRDRRSIERDRGRGGPGGLGGPRDRFRGRSRSRDRDMRGAGGRFDRDRDRGRDRDRDRDYGRGMQRNGRDGRGGGKGRKADDDRFKDSLSEGLKQQKESSSDSEIADIDIDDEEDEEKIIEKRRKEREALLKKLGVVNEDSNTMMEVEPPELRQVSMGSTEPSSRNESREGTSQRPDERDREGTDHSLTPPIPNERKDLMGKVERKAKESPEPPKDLDRQSKEPKNSAKENSKRPEWDMFAEQDIDSNFDSPGTVVANKQAHENPALTDNWDDAEGYYRVRIGEILDNRYVVANYTGQGVFSTVVKARDQARGNAFVAVKIIRNNEIMHKTGLRELEILKKLNDADPTDRYHCLRLYRHFFHKQHLCMVLEPLSMNLREVLKKYGKNVGLHIKAVRSYTQQLLLALKLLKKTGILHADIKPDNILVNENNLVLKLCDFGSASSITDNEITPYLVSRFYRAPEIILGLSYDYGIDMWSAGCSIYELYTGKILFSGQSNNQMLKYFMDLKGKIPNKLIRKGQFKDQHFDQNCNFLSHEIDKITEREKVVVVSMIKPTRDLQQELIAGQNLPDDQIRKVSQLKDLLDKVFALDPAKRISLNHALAHPFIQDKI, encoded by the exons ATGACTTCCCGGGAAGTGAT CAGCATCGCATCCGACGATAGTGACACCGAGGAGGAGCAAAGCCCGCAGAGCAAGCTTACTGAATACaagcaaagcagcagcagcagctcacgcaaacacaaaaagcatAAGCGacataaaaaatcatccaaatcAGAGAAGGGGGACAAACAGCACAAGCCAAAAAAGCATaagaaacacaaacgaaagcaTCGGGGCGAGGATGAGGATGAAAGTAGCTCCGAAGGTGGTGAACCTGCTAAAAACGGTGGCTCTGTTGAATCATTCCGGAAGATTGAACATGTTTCACGTGCAAAACAATCGGTCGAGGATGATAGTGTAGGTGATGACCGTGCCAGAGGATACGACCTTGCCGCGCGTTCGAAGAACAATGGCAGCACGAAGGCAGTGGTTGACAAACGCAAGGGGCACATTTCTACCGATCCTGATAAGCTGGTGCAAATGCTGACTCAAAATCTTGAAAAGCGCAAAGAGGATGTGGTTTCGGTGGAGAGCGAAAGCGATGGTACTGCAGTGGAAGATGCGCCCAGCCCGGATGTTGCCGTTATTGAGGACGATGAGCTCAATTTGGAGGAACTCATGCGGCAGAAAGCTTTGCTGCAGGCGTGCCTCGGTGAGTATGCTACGGACGAGGAGGATGAAGAAAAGCAGTCAAGAGCGGATCCGAACAGGGAGCGGCcagtgaagaagaagagagtCGAAGGCAACGATGCAGTCATTACCATCGATGGTGATTCAACGCCGGACCTGAACGATCAGACAAGAAAACGAACGTCAAATGTCGTTAACCGTTCTTCAAAAGGTGGTAGGGAGGACCAACTCTCAGCTGGACATAGGGGAAACAATGCCGAATTGGACAGCAAGAGAACTAAggatcatcagcagcaaccagCGGAAGCACGTGCAAGGCAGCTAGAGCGCGAACGGGaacgggaccgtgagcgggaCATCAGAACCAGGGAAGAGCGCCGTAACAGAGAGGAGGATAATTACAAGCGGCGCATGGCTGAAGAGCGGTACGAGCGGGAAAAGGCTCGAGAAAGGGACCGTGAGCGTGACCGGGACCGGGCACGAATGCGTCAACGGGAACGAGATCGTTCGCTGGAAAGACGGCGAGATCGTCGTGGTTTCTCGCCTCGGGAAAGAAGTCGCGATAGACGATCCATCGAGCGCGATCGGGGTCGTGGTGGGCCTGGTGGATTGGGTGGGCCGCGTGACCGTTTCCGTGGTCGTAGCAGGAGTAGAGACCGGGATATGAGAGGTGCTGGTGGGAGATTCGATCGGGACAGGGATCGTGGACGTGATAGAGACCGCGATCGGGATTACGGCCGTGGTATGCAACGGAATGGTCGCGATGGTCGCGGTGGCGGCAAGGGACGCAAAGCGGACGATGATCGCTTTAAAGATTCGCTCAGTGAGGGTCTGAAACAACAAAAGGAATCCAGCAGTGATAGCGAGATTGCCGACATCGATATCGATGATGAAGAGGACGAGGAAAAGATTATCGAGAAGAGACGCAAAGAGCGTGAAGCTCTGCTCAAG AAATTGGGCGTTGTAAATGAGGACAGTAACACGATGATGGAGGTGGAACCACCCGAGCTTAGACAGGTCAGTATGGGCAGTACGGAGCCATCGTCGCGCAACGAGAGCCGTGAAGGAACCAGCCAACGTCCGGACGAGCGCGACCGGGAGGGAACAGATCATTCGCTCACCCCACCGATACCGAACGAGCGGAAGGATCTGATGGGCAAGGTAGAACGTAAGGCGAAAGAATCACCCGAACCACCGAAAGATCTGGACAGGCAGAGTAAGGAACCGAAAAATTCTGcgaaagaaaattctaaacGCCCCGAATGGGACATGTTTGCCGAACAGGACATCGACTCGAACTTCGACTCACCTGGCACAGTTGTGGCCAACAAGCAGGCGCACGAGAATCCGGCCCTGACGGACAACTGGGACGATGCGGAAGGTTACTATCGTGTGCGAATTGGCGAAATCCTGGACAACCGGTACGTGGTCGCTAATTACACTGGACAGGGTGTGTTCAGTACGGTGGTGAAAGCGAGAGACCAGGCCCGTGGAAACGCATTCGTGGCTGTCAAAATCATACGCAACAATGAGATCAT GCATAAAACAGGCTTGAGGGAATTGGAAATTCTAAAGAAACTGAACGACGCCGATCCCACCGATCGGTATCACTGTCTACGTCTGTACAGACACTTTTTCCACAAGCAG CATCTGTGTATGGTCCTTGAGCCACTGTCGATGAATCTGCGTGAAGTTTTGAAAAAGTATGGCAAAAATGTCGGTCTACACATCAAAGCCGTACGAAGCTACACTCAACAGCTGCTGCTTGCGCTCAAGCTGTTGAAAAAGACCGGAATTCTGCATGCCGACATCAAACCGGACAACATTCTGGTGAACGAAAACAATCTGGTGCTAAAGTTGTGCGATTTTGGGTCCGCTTCTTCAATAACGGACAATGAAATTACACCGTATTTGGTATCGCGGTTCTACCGTGCTCCGGAAATCATTCTCGGTTTATCGTACGATTACGGCATCGACATGTGGTCCGCCGGTTGCTCCATTTATGAGCTGTACACgggcaaaattttgtttagtgGTCAGTCAAATAATCAAATGCTTAAATATTTCATGGATCTAAAAGGCAAGATACCGAACAAGCTGATACGGAAGGGGCAGTTCAAGGATCAACATTTTGACCAGAATTGTAACTTTCTATCGCATGAGATAGATAAGATCACCGAGCGG GAAAAGGTCGTGGTAGTATCAATGATTAAGCCCACGCGGGATCTACAACAGGAATTGATTGCTGGACAAAATCTACCGGACGACCAGATACGGAAAGTATCGCAACTGAAGGATCTGTTGGACAAAGTGTTTGCACTTGATCCAGCAAAACGGATTTCACTGAACCACGCTTTGGCCCATCCGTTTATCCAAGATaaaatctag
- the LOC126561532 gene encoding serine/threonine-protein kinase PRP4 homolog isoform X2, whose protein sequence is MTSREVIIASDDSDTEEEQSPQSKLTEYKQSSSSSSRKHKKHKRHKKSSKSEKGDKQHKPKKHKKHKRKHRGEDEDESSSEGGEPAKNGGSVESFRKIEHVSRAKQSVEDDSVGDDRARGYDLAARSKNNGSTKAVVDKRKGHISTDPDKLVQMLTQNLEKRKEDVVSVESESDGTAVEDAPSPDVAVIEDDELNLEELMRQKALLQACLGEYATDEEDEEKQSRADPNRERPVKKKRVEGNDAVITIDGDSTPDLNDQTRKRTSNVVNRSSKGGREDQLSAGHRGNNAELDSKRTKDHQQQPAEARARQLERERERDRERDIRTREERRNREEDNYKRRMAEERYEREKARERDRERDRDRARMRQRERDRSLERRRDRRGFSPRERSRDRRSIERDRGRGGPGGLGGPRDRFRGRSRSRDRDMRGAGGRFDRDRDRGRDRDRDRDYGRGMQRNGRDGRGGGKGRKADDDRFKDSLSEGLKQQKESSSDSEIADIDIDDEEDEEKIIEKRRKEREALLKKLGVVNEDSNTMMEVEPPELRQVSMGSTEPSSRNESREGTSQRPDERDREGTDHSLTPPIPNERKDLMGKVERKAKESPEPPKDLDRQSKEPKNSAKENSKRPEWDMFAEQDIDSNFDSPGTVVANKQAHENPALTDNWDDAEGYYRVRIGEILDNRYVVANYTGQGVFSTVVKARDQARGNAFVAVKIIRNNEIMHKTGLRELEILKKLNDADPTDRYHCLRLYRHFFHKQHLCMVLEPLSMNLREVLKKYGKNVGLHIKAVRSYTQQLLLALKLLKKTGILHADIKPDNILVNENNLVLKLCDFGSASSITDNEITPYLVSRFYRAPEIILGLSYDYGIDMWSAGCSIYELYTGKILFSGQSNNQMLKYFMDLKGKIPNKLIRKGQFKDQHFDQNCNFLSHEIDKITEREKVVVVSMIKPTRDLQQELIAGQNLPDDQIRKVSQLKDLLDKVFALDPAKRISLNHALAHPFIQDKI, encoded by the exons ATGACTTCCCGGGAAGTGAT CATCGCATCCGACGATAGTGACACCGAGGAGGAGCAAAGCCCGCAGAGCAAGCTTACTGAATACaagcaaagcagcagcagcagctcacgcaaacacaaaaagcatAAGCGacataaaaaatcatccaaatcAGAGAAGGGGGACAAACAGCACAAGCCAAAAAAGCATaagaaacacaaacgaaagcaTCGGGGCGAGGATGAGGATGAAAGTAGCTCCGAAGGTGGTGAACCTGCTAAAAACGGTGGCTCTGTTGAATCATTCCGGAAGATTGAACATGTTTCACGTGCAAAACAATCGGTCGAGGATGATAGTGTAGGTGATGACCGTGCCAGAGGATACGACCTTGCCGCGCGTTCGAAGAACAATGGCAGCACGAAGGCAGTGGTTGACAAACGCAAGGGGCACATTTCTACCGATCCTGATAAGCTGGTGCAAATGCTGACTCAAAATCTTGAAAAGCGCAAAGAGGATGTGGTTTCGGTGGAGAGCGAAAGCGATGGTACTGCAGTGGAAGATGCGCCCAGCCCGGATGTTGCCGTTATTGAGGACGATGAGCTCAATTTGGAGGAACTCATGCGGCAGAAAGCTTTGCTGCAGGCGTGCCTCGGTGAGTATGCTACGGACGAGGAGGATGAAGAAAAGCAGTCAAGAGCGGATCCGAACAGGGAGCGGCcagtgaagaagaagagagtCGAAGGCAACGATGCAGTCATTACCATCGATGGTGATTCAACGCCGGACCTGAACGATCAGACAAGAAAACGAACGTCAAATGTCGTTAACCGTTCTTCAAAAGGTGGTAGGGAGGACCAACTCTCAGCTGGACATAGGGGAAACAATGCCGAATTGGACAGCAAGAGAACTAAggatcatcagcagcaaccagCGGAAGCACGTGCAAGGCAGCTAGAGCGCGAACGGGaacgggaccgtgagcgggaCATCAGAACCAGGGAAGAGCGCCGTAACAGAGAGGAGGATAATTACAAGCGGCGCATGGCTGAAGAGCGGTACGAGCGGGAAAAGGCTCGAGAAAGGGACCGTGAGCGTGACCGGGACCGGGCACGAATGCGTCAACGGGAACGAGATCGTTCGCTGGAAAGACGGCGAGATCGTCGTGGTTTCTCGCCTCGGGAAAGAAGTCGCGATAGACGATCCATCGAGCGCGATCGGGGTCGTGGTGGGCCTGGTGGATTGGGTGGGCCGCGTGACCGTTTCCGTGGTCGTAGCAGGAGTAGAGACCGGGATATGAGAGGTGCTGGTGGGAGATTCGATCGGGACAGGGATCGTGGACGTGATAGAGACCGCGATCGGGATTACGGCCGTGGTATGCAACGGAATGGTCGCGATGGTCGCGGTGGCGGCAAGGGACGCAAAGCGGACGATGATCGCTTTAAAGATTCGCTCAGTGAGGGTCTGAAACAACAAAAGGAATCCAGCAGTGATAGCGAGATTGCCGACATCGATATCGATGATGAAGAGGACGAGGAAAAGATTATCGAGAAGAGACGCAAAGAGCGTGAAGCTCTGCTCAAG AAATTGGGCGTTGTAAATGAGGACAGTAACACGATGATGGAGGTGGAACCACCCGAGCTTAGACAGGTCAGTATGGGCAGTACGGAGCCATCGTCGCGCAACGAGAGCCGTGAAGGAACCAGCCAACGTCCGGACGAGCGCGACCGGGAGGGAACAGATCATTCGCTCACCCCACCGATACCGAACGAGCGGAAGGATCTGATGGGCAAGGTAGAACGTAAGGCGAAAGAATCACCCGAACCACCGAAAGATCTGGACAGGCAGAGTAAGGAACCGAAAAATTCTGcgaaagaaaattctaaacGCCCCGAATGGGACATGTTTGCCGAACAGGACATCGACTCGAACTTCGACTCACCTGGCACAGTTGTGGCCAACAAGCAGGCGCACGAGAATCCGGCCCTGACGGACAACTGGGACGATGCGGAAGGTTACTATCGTGTGCGAATTGGCGAAATCCTGGACAACCGGTACGTGGTCGCTAATTACACTGGACAGGGTGTGTTCAGTACGGTGGTGAAAGCGAGAGACCAGGCCCGTGGAAACGCATTCGTGGCTGTCAAAATCATACGCAACAATGAGATCAT GCATAAAACAGGCTTGAGGGAATTGGAAATTCTAAAGAAACTGAACGACGCCGATCCCACCGATCGGTATCACTGTCTACGTCTGTACAGACACTTTTTCCACAAGCAG CATCTGTGTATGGTCCTTGAGCCACTGTCGATGAATCTGCGTGAAGTTTTGAAAAAGTATGGCAAAAATGTCGGTCTACACATCAAAGCCGTACGAAGCTACACTCAACAGCTGCTGCTTGCGCTCAAGCTGTTGAAAAAGACCGGAATTCTGCATGCCGACATCAAACCGGACAACATTCTGGTGAACGAAAACAATCTGGTGCTAAAGTTGTGCGATTTTGGGTCCGCTTCTTCAATAACGGACAATGAAATTACACCGTATTTGGTATCGCGGTTCTACCGTGCTCCGGAAATCATTCTCGGTTTATCGTACGATTACGGCATCGACATGTGGTCCGCCGGTTGCTCCATTTATGAGCTGTACACgggcaaaattttgtttagtgGTCAGTCAAATAATCAAATGCTTAAATATTTCATGGATCTAAAAGGCAAGATACCGAACAAGCTGATACGGAAGGGGCAGTTCAAGGATCAACATTTTGACCAGAATTGTAACTTTCTATCGCATGAGATAGATAAGATCACCGAGCGG GAAAAGGTCGTGGTAGTATCAATGATTAAGCCCACGCGGGATCTACAACAGGAATTGATTGCTGGACAAAATCTACCGGACGACCAGATACGGAAAGTATCGCAACTGAAGGATCTGTTGGACAAAGTGTTTGCACTTGATCCAGCAAAACGGATTTCACTGAACCACGCTTTGGCCCATCCGTTTATCCAAGATaaaatctag